The following is a genomic window from Devosia neptuniae.
AAAAACGCGGCCAGCGCCTCGCCGCGATGACCGCCCAGATGGGCCTGGAGTCGGGCCTTACTTTTCGGCTTTGAGGGCGAGGGCGGCATCGTAGACTTCCTTGCGCTTCAAGCCGTATTTTTTGGTGACCTCGTCGACGGCGGCGCGCAATGGCTGGGTCGCCATTTCGGCCACAAGATCGGCTTGCCAATCGGCGGCGTCCGGAGCAGAAGCCTCGGCGGCGCCGGCGACAACGATTACGGCTTCGCCCTTGGTTTCGGTATCGGCGAATTCGGCGGCCAGAACGGGCAGGGTGCCGCGATGGACACGCTCAAAGCGCTTGGTCAGTTCCAGCGCGACGGCGGCTTGCCGCTCACCAAGGATTTCGGCCATGGCGGCCAGCGTGTCATCGAGCCGGCGAGGGCTTTCGTAAAACACCAACGTTTCACGTGAATCCTTGAGTGCCGTGATGGCATTGGCGCGGGCGCCGGCCTTGTTGGGCAAAAAGCCGTGAAAGGCAAAGGCATCGGTGGGCAGGCCCGCCACGACCAGCGCCGAGAGCAGGGCGGAAGCGCCGGGAATGGGAAAGACCGGCAGATTGGCTTCGGCCAAAGCGCGGATCAGCGGAAAGCCGGGATCGGAGAGCAGCGGCGTGCCGGCGTCGGAAATCAGCGCGATGGCCTGCCCGGCCGCGACGCGGGCGACGATGTCGTCGGCCTTGGCGCGCTCATTGTGTTCATGCAGCGCTACGCGGCGGCCCCTGATGCCGTAATGGTCGAGCAGGCGAGCGGACATGCGGGTGTCCTCGCACAGCACGACGGAGGCAGCGGCGAGGGTTTCGAGCGCACGGATGGTGATATCGCGCAGATTGCCGATCGGCGTCGCCACGACATAAAGGCCGGGGGCGAGGGGCGGGGCGACAAAGGTGGTGCCGGCGATGAAATAGCCGGATGAAGGTTCGGTCATAGCTTTGCCTTGTCGCACGTCATTGACGCCGAGTTAACGATATCGGCGCAAGATGTTAACCGATTGCTATCAATTCGAGGGCATGGGATGCGCATTATCTTGCCATCCACGCGGCGAATCCGGCTGGCGCTGCTGACGGCGGCGCTGCTCGCCGTGTCCTCCTGCACTCCGGGCGAATACCAGATCGGCTCGCGCAGCTTCAGCTTTCCCTTTGGCGATTCGACCCCACAACAGGCGCAGCCCATCCCGATGCAGCAGGGCGGCATGATGCCCATGCCGGTCGCGACAGGCCCGTCGGAGAGTTTCGGGCGGGGGCCGGTCAAGGTGGCCTTGCTGCTACCACTGAGTGGGGACCCGGGCACGGCTTCGGTGGGCATGGCGCTGGCCAATGCCAGCAAACTCGCCATCAGCTTTATCGAGGCCAATCCCAATATTGCCGAGAATATCACCATCACGCTGCGCGATACCGGCACCAGTATCGAGGGCGCGACCAGCGCCGCGAGCGCTGCCGTGTCGGATGGGGCCAAGCTGATCCTGGGGCCATTGCGGGCCGATCAGGTGACGGCGGCGGGTGCGGTGGCGCGGGCGGCGGGACTGCCGCTGATCGGGTTCTCGAACAATCCCAATGCGGCCAGCCCCGGCGTTTACCTGCTGAGCGTGTTGCCCGATGCCGAGATGAAGCGCTCGCTGAGCTATGTGCGCAGCCAGGGCCGGCGCGGCATTGCCGGGATTTTCCCCAACACCGAGTTCGGGCAGGCGCAACAGGCCGCGTTCCGGCAACAGGCCTCCGTGGCGGGCTATCAGCCGCAGGCGGTTTATGGCTTTTCTGGCGCGGGAGAGGTGCAGCAGGTCATCAGCCAGGCGCTGCCGCTGATCCAGAGCGGGGTGATCGATACGCTCTTTTTGCCCGATCGGGCCAGTGCACCGGGTTTTGCCGCAGCCTTGCAGCAAGCCGGAGTGGCGCCAGGCCGGGTGCTGCTGGTGGGCTCGGCCGACTGGCAGGGCGACATGGCGATATTGCAATCCCTGTCACTGAGCGGCGCGGTCTATCCCAGCGTCGACGATGGCGGGCTCAATGCCATTGCCGGCGAGTACCAGGCTCGGTTCGGCACCCAGCCGCACCCGCTATCGACCATCGCCTATACGGCAACCATCCTGGCCAATGTGAACACGTTGTCTATGGCCAACCCGCCCTATAGTCCGAGCCTGATGCTGGCCGCATCGGGCTTCAACGGGCGCGACGGGATATTCCGCTTCCTGGGCAATGGCCGCAGCGAATATGGGCTGGTGATCAAAAAGCTCGCGCCGGGCGGCGGGGTGACGATTGACGGCGTAAAACTCTAAGCCGCCAAATCCGCCACCACGGCATCCAGCACCGGCCAACCCCGGTCCGTCACCCTGATATTGCCATTGGGCAGCGTCTCGACAAACCCATAGCCCTTCAAGTCATCAATCTGCCGCTGGTTGATCTTGCGGCCGGATATCGCGGTGAAGCGAGACGGCGAAATGCCTTCCTTGAGCCGCAGGCCCATGACGAGGAATTCGTCGCCCTGTTCTTCCCAAGTCAGCACATCGTCCACCACCATGCCGTGGCCGGCCGCATTGACCTTTTTCTGCCAGTCGAAGGGCATTTTTTCAGCCGCAGTGGCGTGGCGCTGATTGTTGATCATCAACCGACCATGGGCGCCCGGACCAATGCCGGCATATTCGCCATAGCGCCAATAGAGCATATTGTGCTGGCTTTCCTGGCCGGGGCGGGCGTGGTTGGAAATCTCGTAGGCGGGCAGGCCGGCGGCAGCGGTCAATTCCTGGGTCAGCTCATAGAAATCGGCCGAGAGATCCTCGTCCGGCATCTTGAGCTTGCCGGCCTTGTGCAGGTCGAAATAGCGCGTGCCCTGCTCGATGGTCAGCTGGTAGAGGCTGATATGGCCGCGCGCTATCCAAAGCGCTTCCTTGAGCTCGTCTTCCCAATCTTCCAGCGTCTGGTGGGGACGGGCATAAATCAGATCAAAGCTTGAGCGCTCGAATACCGATTGGGCGATACGCACCGCCGTAATGGCTTCGTCCACCGTGTGGCGGCGACCCAGTTCGGCCAGCGGCTTGTCGCGCAAAGATTGCACGCCCAGCGAGACGCGGTTGACCCCGGCGGTGCGGAACCCCTTGAAGCGGTCGACCTCGACGCTGGTCGGATTGGCCTCAAGCGTGATCTCGGCATGGCGTTCGACGGTCCAGTGCTTGGCAATGGCGTCGATGATCTTGCCGGTGGCCCAGGGGCTCATCAGCGAGGGCGTGCCGCCGCCGAAAAAGATCGACTGTACAACCCGGCCGGGCGCCAGCTGGGCGGCATGGGCGATCTCGCGTTCATAGGCCGCGACATAGCCTTCCTCGTCAAAGGGGCCGCGATGGACGTGGGAATTGAAGTCGCAATAGGGGCATTTGGACGCGCAGAACGGCCAATGCACATAGACGCCGAACAGGTCATTGCTGGATTGCGGCATTCCCTGCTCCCAATAATGGCTGCCACATGATGCGGTCAGTCCTTGGCAATCTGATCCTCGACGAATTTCGAAAAGGCACGGGCGCGGTGGCTGAGGCCCTGCTGGCCCGGGGCCCAACTATGCTTGGCTTCGGCCGCCATCTGCCCAAAGGTGATGTCATAGCCATCGGGCATGAAAACCGGATCATAGCCATGGCCGCGCTCGCCGCGCGGCGGCCAGACCAGGGTGCCATCGCAGCGGCCGACAAACAGTTCGTCGCGGCCATCGGGATGGGCGAGGCATAGCGTGGCGTTGAAATAGCCGCGGCGCTGATTGGGCGAGGTGGCATTGGCGGCCTGCAAGGCATCTTCGACGCGCTTCATGGCATGCTCGAAATTGCGCGGCACGCCGGCCCAATC
Proteins encoded in this region:
- the hemW gene encoding radical SAM family heme chaperone HemW yields the protein MPQSSNDLFGVYVHWPFCASKCPYCDFNSHVHRGPFDEEGYVAAYEREIAHAAQLAPGRVVQSIFFGGGTPSLMSPWATGKIIDAIAKHWTVERHAEITLEANPTSVEVDRFKGFRTAGVNRVSLGVQSLRDKPLAELGRRHTVDEAITAVRIAQSVFERSSFDLIYARPHQTLEDWEDELKEALWIARGHISLYQLTIEQGTRYFDLHKAGKLKMPDEDLSADFYELTQELTAAAGLPAYEISNHARPGQESQHNMLYWRYGEYAGIGPGAHGRLMINNQRHATAAEKMPFDWQKKVNAAGHGMVVDDVLTWEEQGDEFLVMGLRLKEGISPSRFTAISGRKINQRQIDDLKGYGFVETLPNGNIRVTDRGWPVLDAVVADLAA
- a CDS encoding penicillin-binding protein activator is translated as MRIILPSTRRIRLALLTAALLAVSSCTPGEYQIGSRSFSFPFGDSTPQQAQPIPMQQGGMMPMPVATGPSESFGRGPVKVALLLPLSGDPGTASVGMALANASKLAISFIEANPNIAENITITLRDTGTSIEGATSAASAAVSDGAKLILGPLRADQVTAAGAVARAAGLPLIGFSNNPNAASPGVYLLSVLPDAEMKRSLSYVRSQGRRGIAGIFPNTEFGQAQQAAFRQQASVAGYQPQAVYGFSGAGEVQQVISQALPLIQSGVIDTLFLPDRASAPGFAAALQQAGVAPGRVLLVGSADWQGDMAILQSLSLSGAVYPSVDDGGLNAIAGEYQARFGTQPHPLSTIAYTATILANVNTLSMANPPYSPSLMLAASGFNGRDGIFRFLGNGRSEYGLVIKKLAPGGGVTIDGVKL
- the rsmI gene encoding 16S rRNA (cytidine(1402)-2'-O)-methyltransferase, with protein sequence MTEPSSGYFIAGTTFVAPPLAPGLYVVATPIGNLRDITIRALETLAAASVVLCEDTRMSARLLDHYGIRGRRVALHEHNERAKADDIVARVAAGQAIALISDAGTPLLSDPGFPLIRALAEANLPVFPIPGASALLSALVVAGLPTDAFAFHGFLPNKAGARANAITALKDSRETLVFYESPRRLDDTLAAMAEILGERQAAVALELTKRFERVHRGTLPVLAAEFADTETKGEAVIVVAGAAEASAPDAADWQADLVAEMATQPLRAAVDEVTKKYGLKRKEVYDAALALKAEK
- a CDS encoding non-canonical purine NTP pyrophosphatase — encoded protein: MTSIPRLRDGDRLVLASHNKGKLVEFQELFEPFGLEIISAAELDLPEPEETGTTFAENARIKAHAAAQASGMLALSDDSGLCVDALGGDPGVYTADWAGVPRNFEHAMKRVEDALQAANATSPNQRRGYFNATLCLAHPDGRDELFVGRCDGTLVWPPRGERGHGYDPVFMPDGYDITFGQMAAEAKHSWAPGQQGLSHRARAFSKFVEDQIAKD